Genomic segment of Longimicrobium sp.:
GCTTTCCGCCGGGACGCAGCACCCGCCGCACCTCGGAAAAGAACAGGGCCGGGTCGGCCACGTGCTCCAGGACGAAGTTGCTGACCACCATGTCGACTGACGCGTCGGGGAGGGGCCAGGGCTTCGCCGGGTCCAGCAGGTGGAACTCGTCGAGGGTGGGGTTTTCGGCGGCGTCGGGGTCCACGTCGATCCCGATCACCCGCGCGCAGCGGCCGCGCAGCGACGACAGCTCGCGGCGCACGTCGACGGTGTCCTCGGAAGCCTTGCCGCGCCCGCACCCCACGTCGAGCACCCGGTGCTCGGGGCGCAGCAGGGCGTTCACGCGCAGGTAGAAGATGATCCCCTGGTCCTGGTCGGTGAAGCCGCCGTACCGGCTCTGCGGGTAGAAGCGGGTCCTGAGGTCGGTCGACTGGGTCGCCACTCGCGGCTCTCGAAGAAGTTGGGATTGCTGGGGGCGCGTCAGGCCGCCGCGGCGGGCCGGGGCCGGATTTCGTCGTACACGGCGCAGACCTGCCCCACG
This window contains:
- a CDS encoding class I SAM-dependent methyltransferase, with translation MATQSTDLRTRFYPQSRYGGFTDQDQGIIFYLRVNALLRPEHRVLDVGCGRGKASEDTVDVRRELSSLRGRCARVIGIDVDPDAAENPTLDEFHLLDPAKPWPLPDASVDMVVSNFVLEHVADPALFFSEVRRVLRPGGKLCMRTTNVFSYFGVLARVVPGRYHAKVVRTAYARDAREERDVFPTVYRCNTVWKLRRMLSRHGFSHYVYGYQAEPAHFGFSRLLYRFGVAHQRHAPHFVKPTLFVFAERAAEAG